A single window of Verrucomicrobiota bacterium DNA harbors:
- a CDS encoding FxsA family protein — protein sequence MFGRLFLLFLLVPLAELYLFLQVGKVIGLGTTLLLIVGTAFLGAALTRQQGLQALRRFQDASRTGQLPHREIVDGFLILLAGAVLLTPGFLTDAVGFLLLTPAFRGFLRGRIGHHLQTRVQFAGPRPSPSPTPPPAERVVEGKVIDDS from the coding sequence ATGTTCGGGCGCTTGTTCCTCCTCTTTCTTCTGGTTCCCTTGGCCGAATTGTATCTCTTTTTGCAAGTGGGGAAGGTCATTGGTCTGGGCACGACCCTGCTGCTGATCGTGGGAACGGCCTTCCTGGGGGCGGCGCTCACCCGCCAGCAAGGACTCCAAGCCCTCCGTCGTTTTCAAGACGCCTCTCGCACCGGACAGCTCCCCCACCGTGAAATCGTGGACGGCTTCCTCATTCTTTTGGCGGGGGCGGTCCTGCTCACGCCTGGGTTCTTGACGGACGCGGTGGGCTTTCTTTTGCTCACGCCGGCCTTTCGTGGCTTCCTGCGTGGACGAATCGGCCACCATTTGCAGACCCGGGTCCAATTCGCGGGACCCCGACCCTCCCCCAGCCCCACCCCGCCACCAGCGGAGCGCGTGGTGGAAGGCAAGGTCATCGACGACTCCTAA
- a CDS encoding response regulator, with amino-acid sequence MAPIRLLLIDDEAEFTDLLQLNFSRDERFVTEVENNPLHALSTAQKFRPDVILLDIVMPGADGGDVRVSLQSDSLLRRVPVILVSALVQHQDTDPDAVVETSDGIIIAKPVRMPHLITCIEEALGTKLPVR; translated from the coding sequence ATGGCTCCCATTCGACTCCTGCTCATTGATGACGAGGCGGAATTCACCGACCTCTTGCAGCTAAACTTCTCGCGCGACGAACGCTTTGTCACCGAGGTCGAAAACAATCCCCTCCACGCCCTCAGCACCGCCCAAAAATTCCGTCCCGACGTGATCCTTTTGGACATCGTCATGCCCGGGGCGGACGGGGGCGATGTCCGGGTCTCGCTGCAATCGGACTCCCTCCTGCGCCGCGTGCCCGTCATTCTCGTAAGCGCCCTGGTCCAACACCAAGACACCGATCCCGATGCCGTGGTCGAGACCAGTGATGGCATCATCATCGCCAAGCCGGTGCGCATGCCCCATCTCATCACCTGCATCGAAGAGGCGCTCGGCACCAAGCTGCCCGTTCGTTAG
- a CDS encoding PAS domain S-box protein, whose amino-acid sequence MSIRTLLLLALLLVGLLPVGISVLISERIAVDALRDRITRQLELAANEQERLTETFIENQLLLVRRVGDRRIVGAVTAGLAQEGRPAALNRLTAILRSATNALPSFNAIHIVSTEGELLMSTDPQGKTLPERMDVEFLQASTQEPQVLFEIDEASETARMLAFLCAPVRTGDEVSAFLVAETLATEILPRREDAAAGEQILFAKEYTPGLAMVLDPLRADRIREINLDSSPARQSPIGMALRGREALITDGKSLQGEPVIAVTRSVANGNLVFVFQIPQEIAFAETTELRNAALRIFGVTTLVVVILASLIARNLSRPIRRLARTFTSMTAGQLDARAPVEGPREIQVLSRESNEMAEALSEATHNLEDKVAERTDQLHETQARYKDLFENAPVGYHELDLEGRLVHVNQTEHEMLGYQENEMVGRPVWEFIHEDVQDKILARLRGESSSADWTERQFKRADGSLLPVAIQNYPLRDRRGKIIGMRSTIHDITELKKARKEIENRTRALEKSNHELRATQMQLIQAEKMESIGTLAAGIAHEVKNPLARIQLGIDYLENSIDSQDENLPTVFDRMRKALERADTIVRELLDLSSNRQLDLRERNLNATVEMALLLVGHSLRSNQVEVRRELAEDLPLVRLDSAKIEQVLLNLLINATHAMEEQEERLLTVRTRTAVAEDLEHREGSRSGQDLRNGEDLVLLEIEDTGTGISEAMLEKLFDPFFTTKPTGKGTGLGLSVARKIIELHHGRIEMENRPEGGARATLKFRAETAALVS is encoded by the coding sequence GTGAGCATCCGAACCCTCCTCCTCCTGGCCCTTCTGCTGGTGGGCCTTCTTCCCGTAGGCATCAGCGTTCTCATCTCCGAGCGAATCGCGGTCGATGCCCTGCGGGACCGCATCACGCGCCAGTTGGAATTGGCGGCCAATGAGCAAGAACGGCTCACCGAAACCTTCATCGAGAACCAACTGCTCCTGGTGCGCCGCGTGGGAGACCGTCGCATCGTGGGGGCCGTGACCGCCGGGCTGGCGCAAGAGGGTCGGCCGGCCGCCCTCAATCGGCTGACCGCGATTCTCCGGAGCGCCACCAACGCCCTCCCCAGCTTCAACGCCATCCACATCGTGAGCACCGAGGGAGAGCTGCTCATGTCGACCGACCCTCAAGGCAAAACGCTCCCGGAACGGATGGACGTCGAATTCCTCCAAGCCAGCACCCAAGAGCCTCAAGTCCTTTTTGAAATCGACGAAGCTTCCGAAACCGCCCGCATGTTGGCCTTCCTGTGTGCCCCGGTTCGAACGGGCGATGAGGTGAGCGCCTTTCTGGTGGCCGAAACCCTGGCCACCGAGATCCTTCCCCGGCGGGAAGATGCCGCCGCCGGTGAGCAAATCCTCTTCGCCAAGGAATACACGCCTGGCCTCGCCATGGTCTTGGATCCGCTGCGGGCCGATCGCATCCGCGAAATCAATCTCGACAGCTCGCCCGCACGCCAAAGCCCTATCGGCATGGCTCTCCGAGGCCGAGAAGCCCTCATCACCGATGGCAAAAGCCTGCAAGGCGAGCCCGTGATCGCCGTCACCCGCTCAGTGGCCAATGGCAATCTGGTCTTTGTCTTCCAGATCCCCCAGGAAATCGCCTTCGCGGAGACGACCGAGCTGCGCAATGCCGCCCTCCGCATCTTCGGTGTGACCACCCTCGTGGTGGTCATCCTGGCCTCCCTCATCGCCCGCAACCTCAGCCGACCCATCCGCCGCCTCGCCCGCACCTTCACCTCCATGACCGCGGGCCAACTCGACGCCCGGGCTCCGGTGGAAGGGCCGCGGGAAATCCAAGTGCTCTCTCGCGAAAGCAATGAAATGGCCGAAGCCCTCTCCGAGGCCACCCACAACCTGGAAGACAAGGTGGCGGAACGAACCGACCAACTCCACGAAACCCAGGCCCGCTACAAAGACCTCTTCGAAAACGCGCCCGTGGGCTACCACGAGCTGGATCTTGAAGGCCGCCTCGTGCACGTGAATCAAACCGAGCACGAAATGCTTGGCTACCAGGAAAACGAAATGGTGGGCCGACCCGTCTGGGAATTCATTCACGAAGACGTGCAAGACAAAATCCTGGCTCGCCTTCGTGGGGAAAGCTCGAGCGCGGATTGGACGGAGCGGCAGTTCAAGCGCGCCGACGGCTCGCTCCTACCGGTGGCCATCCAAAATTACCCCCTCCGGGATCGCCGGGGGAAGATCATCGGGATGCGGTCCACCATCCACGACATCACCGAACTCAAGAAGGCTCGGAAGGAGATCGAAAATCGCACCCGGGCGCTCGAAAAGAGCAATCACGAACTGCGCGCCACCCAGATGCAACTCATCCAAGCCGAAAAAATGGAATCGATCGGGACCCTCGCAGCCGGCATCGCCCACGAGGTCAAAAACCCACTCGCCCGCATCCAACTCGGCATCGACTACCTCGAAAACAGCATCGATTCCCAAGACGAAAACCTCCCCACCGTCTTTGATCGCATGCGCAAAGCCCTCGAACGAGCCGACACCATCGTGCGAGAACTCCTCGACCTCTCCTCCAACCGCCAGCTCGATCTCCGGGAACGAAACCTCAATGCCACCGTCGAAATGGCCCTCTTGCTGGTGGGCCACAGCCTGCGGTCGAACCAAGTCGAAGTGCGCCGGGAGCTGGCCGAAGACCTCCCTCTTGTCCGGCTGGACAGTGCCAAGATCGAGCAGGTTCTCCTCAATCTTCTCATCAATGCCACCCACGCCATGGAAGAGCAGGAGGAGCGTCTGCTGACCGTGCGAACCCGCACCGCAGTGGCCGAAGACTTGGAGCATCGGGAAGGCTCCCGTAGCGGCCAAGACCTCCGCAATGGGGAAGACCTCGTCCTCCTGGAAATCGAAGACACCGGCACGGGCATCTCTGAGGCCATGCTGGAAAAGCTCTTTGATCCCTTCTTCACCACCAAACCCACTGGGAAAGGCACCGGGCTCGGCCTGAGCGTGGCTCGGAAGATCATCGAGCTTCATCACGGCCGCATCGAGATGGAGAACCGACCGGAAGGAGGGGCCCGCGCCACCCTCAAGTTCCGGGCCGAGACCGCTGCCCTCGTCTCTTGA
- a CDS encoding CAP domain-containing protein, whose translation MRLLVFLGMGCLFGCGTTTEIASLPAAPGPRVGSALSGVEERAFALVNGYRARRGRSALVFDEVLYSLAQRHSREMLARGALSHAGFASRASAARAALSVTSVSENVAYNAGYRDPAKEAFEGWVESRTHEANMRGDYRVSAVALATDGKRYFFTQLFAR comes from the coding sequence ATGCGGCTTTTGGTTTTCTTGGGCATGGGCTGTCTCTTCGGCTGTGGGACCACGACCGAGATCGCTTCCTTGCCGGCTGCTCCTGGGCCGAGGGTGGGTTCCGCGCTTTCGGGGGTGGAGGAGCGGGCCTTTGCCCTTGTGAATGGCTACCGGGCCCGTCGGGGTCGTTCCGCCCTGGTCTTTGACGAGGTCCTCTATTCCCTGGCCCAACGGCATAGTCGCGAGATGCTGGCCAGGGGCGCGCTGTCGCATGCAGGCTTCGCCTCGCGGGCGAGCGCCGCCCGGGCCGCGTTGTCTGTCACCAGCGTTTCAGAAAACGTGGCCTACAACGCTGGTTACCGAGACCCCGCGAAAGAGGCCTTCGAGGGCTGGGTCGAGAGCCGGACCCATGAAGCCAACATGCGAGGTGACTACCGCGTTTCGGCGGTCGCCCTGGCGACCGACGGGAAACGCTACTTTTTTACACAGCTCTTTGCGAGGTAG